Proteins encoded together in one bacterium window:
- the hslV gene encoding ATP-dependent protease subunit HslV translates to MHDQRMHATTILGVRRNGKVALGGDGQVTYGDTVVKSSAVKIRRLYNDSILAGFAGATADAFALFEKFEGKLEEYSGNMPKAVVELAKEWRTDKMLRRLEAMLVIMDKKHSFIISGEGDVIEPDDDVVTIGSGSPYALAAARAYIDGTRLSAAKIVEKSLSIAADICIYTNNRITVMEL, encoded by the coding sequence GTGCACGATCAACGCATGCATGCAACAACGATTCTCGGAGTGAGACGGAATGGTAAAGTGGCGCTGGGCGGAGACGGGCAGGTGACATACGGCGATACGGTTGTTAAAAGCTCGGCGGTGAAGATCAGGCGCCTCTATAATGATTCCATTCTCGCGGGTTTTGCGGGAGCGACGGCCGATGCATTTGCACTGTTTGAAAAATTCGAGGGCAAGCTGGAAGAATATTCCGGGAATATGCCCAAGGCTGTCGTGGAGCTTGCCAAGGAATGGCGTACCGACAAGATGCTCAGACGTCTCGAAGCAATGCTCGTGATCATGGACAAGAAACACTCCTTCATCATATCGGGTGAAGGAGATGTCATCGAGCCCGACGACGATGTCGTCACCATCGGCTCAGGTTCTCCGTATGCGCTCGCGGCTGCCCGCGCTTACATTGATGGAACCCGTCTTTCGGCTGCAAAGATCGTTGAAAAGTCGCTTTCCATTGCCGCTGATATCTGTATTTACACCAATAACCGTATAACCGTGATGGAGCTCTGA
- the hslU gene encoding ATP-dependent protease ATPase subunit HslU: MTDRQKHLTPREIVQELDKYIIGQEKAKKSVAIALRNRWRRRMVPEDIREEIMPNNIIMIGPTGVGKTEIARRLASLADAPFIKVEASKFTEVGYVGRDVESIVRDLADLAVNMVKERCNKEVQETAVKLADDRILDFLLPAAGTKAIESGESEVRDERRGKTRGKLQEQLLSGHLEDRMIEIDVPVERSPMIEIFTPQGMEEMGINIQEIFGGVMSGRSKKRKVTINEARTIFQQEESRKLIDMDNVIKEALQMVEESGIVFVDEIDKIAGESVHETIDVSREGVQRDILPIVEGSTVMTKYGMVKTDHVLFIAAGAFHSSKPSDLIPELQGRFPIRVELDSLGEEEFYRILTEPRNALIKQYQALLNADGITLTFTDGALREIASSADKVNKKTENIGARRLHTIMSTLLENILFETPAEEGKVKKTRITKEMVRSELDEIISDEDLSRYIL, from the coding sequence ATGACCGATCGTCAAAAACACCTGACACCGCGTGAAATCGTTCAGGAGCTCGATAAATATATCATCGGCCAGGAAAAAGCGAAAAAATCGGTGGCGATTGCCCTCAGAAACCGCTGGAGGCGGCGCATGGTCCCTGAAGATATTCGTGAGGAGATCATGCCCAACAATATCATCATGATCGGCCCGACCGGTGTAGGAAAAACCGAAATCGCCCGCCGTCTGGCGAGTCTTGCCGATGCTCCCTTCATCAAGGTTGAGGCGTCCAAGTTCACCGAAGTTGGTTATGTGGGCCGTGATGTCGAATCCATCGTCCGCGATCTTGCGGACCTTGCGGTCAACATGGTCAAAGAGCGGTGCAACAAAGAGGTTCAGGAAACGGCGGTAAAACTTGCGGATGACCGGATTCTCGATTTTCTTCTTCCGGCTGCCGGGACAAAAGCCATCGAGTCAGGCGAAAGTGAAGTCCGTGACGAACGGCGCGGGAAAACCCGCGGCAAACTCCAGGAACAGCTTTTAAGCGGACATCTGGAAGACCGGATGATCGAGATCGATGTACCGGTCGAACGGTCGCCGATGATCGAGATTTTTACACCGCAGGGCATGGAGGAAATGGGAATCAATATTCAGGAGATATTCGGCGGTGTCATGTCCGGCCGTTCCAAAAAACGGAAGGTTACCATCAACGAGGCGCGTACCATTTTCCAGCAGGAAGAGAGCCGTAAACTCATCGACATGGATAATGTGATCAAGGAAGCGCTCCAGATGGTCGAGGAGTCCGGGATTGTGTTTGTCGATGAAATCGATAAAATCGCGGGCGAATCGGTGCATGAAACCATCGATGTATCCCGTGAAGGTGTTCAGCGCGATATACTCCCGATAGTTGAAGGATCGACCGTGATGACGAAATACGGGATGGTAAAGACCGATCATGTCCTGTTCATAGCAGCCGGAGCCTTTCATTCGAGCAAGCCTTCCGATCTTATTCCCGAGCTTCAGGGACGGTTCCCCATTCGGGTCGAGCTTGACAGTCTCGGAGAGGAAGAATTTTACCGCATTCTTACCGAGCCGCGGAATGCACTCATCAAACAGTATCAGGCGTTGCTCAATGCCGATGGGATCACCTTGACATTTACGGACGGCGCGCTTCGGGAGATTGCCTCCTCCGCCGACAAGGTCAACAAAAAAACGGAAAATATCGGCGCCCGGAGGCTTCACACGATCATGAGCACACTTCTCGAAAATATACTGTTTGAAACCCCCGCTGAGGAAGGCAAGGTCAAAAAGACCCGCATAACCAAGGAAATGGTTCGCTCCGAGCTCGATGAAATAATAAGCGATGAGGATTTGAGCAGGTATATCCTTTAA
- the argF gene encoding ornithine carbamoyltransferase: MKKDLLSIGDLTKADYEFLVATALTIKGDMASFQDVLRNRTVVLIFDKPSLRTRVTFEVAMRQFGGNSIYMRGNEISLGKRETISDAARNLSRWVDGVIMRTFGHDIVSELAEASTIPVINALTDLEHPCQALACFMTLKEHLGDLCGKKLVFVGDGNNVAHSLMLLAPLAGMDFTMCCPGGYEPLKEIETRAMRSAGEMGTTCTTDHDPFAAVKGADLIYTDVWASMGQEDESEKRARDFKNFQVNGKLVSAAGEKCLVSHCLPAHREEEITSEVLDSDVSIAFDEAENRLHIQKAILYTLLGASRERE; encoded by the coding sequence ATGAAAAAAGATCTTCTCAGTATCGGTGATTTGACAAAGGCGGATTACGAGTTTCTGGTCGCAACGGCGCTTACGATCAAGGGAGATATGGCATCCTTTCAGGATGTGCTCAGGAACAGAACGGTTGTTCTCATTTTTGACAAGCCTTCTCTCAGGACGCGGGTAACGTTCGAGGTGGCCATGCGTCAGTTCGGCGGTAACAGCATCTATATGCGGGGCAATGAAATATCACTCGGCAAGCGCGAAACCATATCCGATGCCGCACGGAATCTTTCACGGTGGGTGGATGGCGTCATCATGCGGACGTTCGGTCACGATATCGTCTCCGAGCTTGCTGAAGCGTCGACCATACCCGTCATCAACGCCCTGACCGACCTCGAGCATCCCTGCCAGGCGCTTGCCTGTTTCATGACTCTGAAAGAGCATCTTGGTGATCTCTGTGGAAAGAAGCTTGTTTTTGTGGGTGACGGGAACAATGTTGCACACAGCCTGATGCTTCTGGCTCCTCTTGCCGGGATGGATTTTACCATGTGCTGCCCGGGCGGGTATGAACCGCTGAAAGAAATTGAAACCCGGGCCATGCGCTCTGCCGGCGAAATGGGGACGACCTGTACGACAGACCATGATCCTTTTGCGGCGGTGAAAGGTGCCGATCTCATATACACCGATGTCTGGGCCAGTATGGGGCAGGAAGATGAATCGGAAAAACGCGCCCGGGACTTTAAAAACTTTCAGGTCAACGGTAAGCTCGTTTCCGCTGCGGGGGAAAAGTGCCTCGTTTCCCACTGCCTTCCTGCTCACCGGGAAGAAGAGATTACCTCGGAAGTTCTCGACAGCGATGTCAGCATCGCATTCGATGAGGCTGAAAACCGCCTCCATATCCAGAAAGCGATTCTCTATACCCTTCTCGGGGCGTCACGTGAGAGGGAGTGA